TACCATCGAACAACATCGATTTCGAAGAAGCCTTTCGCCCCGTCGAAATCCTCCTTCAGCAACGACTTTGGGAGGAAGCGATTCGTTATTCCGGTCTTCTCCGCAGCCACTATGGCCGCGACCTCAATTCCGAACAATCGAACCGCATCAACGCAGCCATCGCGACCTCGCGACTCTACGTCAATCCGACACCCCAAATAGCCGAAACCGCACAAGCCTACACGGAAGTATTTCCCCTGGATGGCCTCTTGCACTTAGCATTGGGAGACTATCTCTCAAAAAATGATCAAATCGAGGAAGCCCTTCTCGCCTATCGACGCTCCGCCGCTACCGAAGAATTTCAATATGAGGCGAAACTCCGACTAGCCAATCTTCTCGTCACCGAAGAACGATATGACGAAGCGATTCGACTTCTTCGAGAGCTTCAGGAAATCCAATACAACAACCGGGTAGCAACCTTCCTCGCGAGACTCGAGGAACTTCAACTCTCCAGCGGAAGCTAAAGAACTCTTAACCAAACAACCCCTTCCGCAATCCAGTTCCCACGGAGAGCCCCTTCCAGTCACTCCCTTGCATAGGATGAGGCCTTCGCCTTCGCGTTCCATCCGGTTCATCTTCCAAGGCCTTTCTAACAAAGTCCTCCGATCCCAGCACCATCCCGTCCGAAAAATAGCGAACCCGGCACCGCAATACCACGGAAAGGGGCAACTTCCCCTTCTCCTCCTGCAAAACCCGCACCGCTTCTTCGTGAGAAATGGAGGCTTTCCCATCTTTCTCACCATCGCCAGCCCCATACAAAGTCTGCCGATACCCAGCCAGATCCTTATCTACAACAGAAAGCCCAGCCCGAGCCAGTCGGCCGCCTCCAAGAGCCTCCGCATACCCACAAAACCGATAATCCTTAGGATCCGAAACCAGCCCGGCCCGAACCGCGTTCAGGTCAATATAGGCCGCCACCGTCCGCAAAGCCCACCGATCCCCTTCGACCAGCACACTCTTAAAACGAGCCGACCAAAGCGGCCCAAACCGATCACGTGAGCGGTTGAACCAAAGCGTAAACCGAAGCTTCAGAGTCCGCATAAACTCCGAAACGTCATGCATTCGCCGAATAAGAGCCTTCCGCAACTCCCTCCCATCAAGAAAATTATCCTTCAAATGCCCCTCCAGCACCTCCGCAGGCATCGGATTCCAAGGAGTAGGCTTAGGATACAACTTCCGATAACGACGAACCAACTCCGCATCCGAAACCTCAGTCCCTGCCGGTGGCACCTCCACCAAAATATGGAAATGGTTCTTCATCACCGCATAAGTAACCACCCGAACCCCGGAAAACTCGGCCACCTGCCAGATCATCTTCCGCAAAACCTCCCTCTCCCGGTCACCGAAGAGAGCCTCCCCATTCACGGTCCGACTCATCAGATGATAATAAGCCAATTGATTCGACACCTTGCGCTTACCCATGCCCCCACCCTGAAGATCCAGCCATCCTTGTCAATCTTTTTAAAACAGTTATATCAAATATGACTACCAACAAATCTGAGCTATAATTTTGGAGACCAGATTAAGCAATAGGGGCTTTGCTATCGATCTGAAGAGCTTTCATGTCTGGCGGGACCGTCGCGAGAGCTTCTTCCATCGATGTAATTCCGTCACGAACTTTGATCATGCTATCTTGGTGCAAGGTTCGCATTCCATTGCGGACCGCAATATCCTTCAATCTCGCGGTTTCGAGTTCTTCGTTGATTCCCTTTACGAGCTCGTCGCTGATGGACATCAATTCGTGAATACCGATACGGCCCTTGTATCCTGAGCCTCCACAAGCGGGGCATCCGTTTGGACTGGCTCGATAAATTGAGCCTGACCATTTGATCGCCTCCTCAATGATGGTTCTCTCATTTCCTTCCGGTTCGTAGGGCTGGCGGCAGTTCTTACAGACCCGCCGCATAAGGCGTTGAGCGCAGACACAGACCAAGGAGGCTGAGATCATGAAGGGCTCAATTCCCATTTCGGTGAGTCGTGCAACTGTGCTGGGAGCGTCGTTCGTGTGAAGGGTGCTGAAGAGCATGTGCCCCGTGAGTGCAGCTTCGACGGCAATGTTGGCAGTTTCCTGATCTCGGATCTCCCCCACTAGGATGATATCTGGATCCTGACGCAAAAAGGCTCGGAGGGCGGCCGCGAAGGTCAGCCCGATTTTTCGGTTCATCTGTACCTGGCACAGGCCTGGGAGCGTGTACTCGATCGGATCCTCTGCTGTACGGATATTGACCGTCGGGTCGTTGATTTCGTTGAGAGCGGAGTAAAGCGTCATGGATTTCCCGGAACCCGTAGGGCCACAGTGGAGAATCATTCCGTAGGGACGGCGGATGAGTTCTCGGTATTCTCCCAAATTCTCTTCGGAAAACCCGAGGGCCGTAAGAGGTAAGGTACTCTTCTGTTTGTCGAGAATACGCATGACACAGCCTTCTCCGTGATTCAACGGGCAGGTTGCTACGCGGAGATCGATATCTATCCCCTTCTTATTGAACTGCTTGTAGACGATTCGTCCGTCCTGAGGGACTCGCTTTTCAGCGATATCGAGGTTAGCCATAACCTTAATCCGCGCCAGCAGAGCTGCTGAAACTTTCCGCGGTAGGTTTAGTTTTGTCTGGCAGATACCGTCCACGCGTACGCGGACACGCGTTTCATTCTCGAAGGGCTCGACGTGGATATCGCTGCCTCCTGAATAATAGGCGTCCTCAATTAACCGACTGGCAAGCTGGATGATCGGACCGGATTCCTCGTCACTGAGGCTCTCTTCGTTGATCTCCTCCTCGGCGCCATATTCCATCCCGAGCTGGTCGACTACGTCGCCAAATCCGACAGCCACCTGAGCGGTCCCCTCGTCTTCCAGAGCCGCGTTGATATCGTCGGTCAGGCCGAGAAGGACATGAACCTTCGATCGAGTCTTCCGCTCGATTTCCTGAATCAGCTGAACTTGAAACGGATTATCGAGAACAACGGCAAAAAAATCGCCAATCATACCAAGAGGAAGAACGCCTTTCTCCTGGCAGTAGTCCTTATCCAGTTTCTCGAATGTATACTCGTCCTTCGCGAAGCGTTTCGCGTTGAAGGGATTATAGTGAAAGCAACGGCTCTTTGCGAGAAGGAGATTGAACTGCGAAACCGCAAACTCCTCCATCAGCTGCCTCTCTACTTCTTCCCCGGAGAGATTTTGGTCGGTCGATTCAATTCTCTCGACTTGGATATCATCGAGGTGCCCGAGTTCACGGAGCTTATGGACGATTTGAAGCTGAGTGCGAGCGAGAACCATAAATCAAAGATTTAGGTGAGAATAACCATCCTTCTCAACTGGCGTCAACCGTATCGAGGAGCTCGGGGAATAAGAGATCCTGTTCGGCAGGAAATTGACTGGCGGGAACTACATCGGAAGAACAGCCAACGGAACGAAGAACCTCTCCCGGTGTTTTTTTCTCAGATTGCAAAATTCCGTCGAGGACCTCGTTCTGTCGAGCCCGCAGAACTTCCTGCAAAGAAGGAGCCGGAACCGTCTCCAGAGGTTCAGTAAGACGTTTCTCTAATGCCGATCGCACATGCTCCTCGCTCAAAGTGGAACTCTTCCATCGCTTCCCGAGACGATACCGAACTTCAACCAGCTCGTCATAATTGCCAGGCCAATCATATCGCAGCAGGAAAGCCACCGCCCTGGGGGACAGATTGAGAACAGGAGCCTCCGGATCCGCCAGAGGCCCGATTAAGTAAGAAGCGATATCCCGATAGCGCCCCTGCAGAGTCGGAACCCGGACCAGATTTCCAAAGATCGTCTCAAGAAGTCCCTCGTCCATTGACATTTCAGCGAGTGAAAGGCGTTCCGAATCAACCGGGAAGATGAAGGTAATCTTCCCTCCCTGCCGAAGATAACTATCTTCCCTCCCCAGAAGTTCATTCAACATTCGCTGCTGCGAACGGTCCAATTCGTCCAAGCCCTTCCCAACAATCACCCGGGAATAAGGCTCCTTCCCGGCGAAACGGGTGATGATCGAGCGAGCTTTAGAACTCAGAAGCTCCGATGCCTCAAAATCAAAAGAAACGACACCGCCCTCCGAGTCATTCCAACCCGCCACCTCAGCCACCAACGGATCGACCTCGAATCCCCGGTCTCCAGAGATGAAGATGGGGGATCCCGTCGCAAAAGCTTCCCAGAGATTCTGCACCCAGCGCCGGGACTCCAACGTTCCCGCCGGGAGAAATCGCAAGGGCTGCGGATAATCCATCTCTGCGTTCGCCCGAGAGCCTCGTTCAGCCCCTGAAGACGAGTCTCCCTGCCCTTCCTGCAATAGAGCCCGCACCTCACCGATCAGCTCAGCCATCTCGAAAGGTTTTTTCAGAATCCGGGTGACCCCGACTTGAGCCGCCTGCCTCATTTCGACTTCCCCCATGTACGCAGAGATCATGACCACTGGAATCGTTTTGTTAAACTCCCGGACCCGACGGATAAAAGCGGTGCCCTCGAGCTTTGGCATCAAGTAATCTGAAACGAGGATGTCAAAATCGCCTTCACGCACACGATCGATCGCCTCCGTGGGATCCAGAGAGACCTCAGCCACTAAGTCATTAGCTTCCAAAGTCTCAACCAGCATCTCCGCAAAGGCCTGATCATCTTCGAGAATGAGGATTTTCGCGTCCATTACCGCTAACTTTTCATCGAATCGCTCTCTCGTCAATCCGCGACCCTCTATTGCCGGAAACGTGTAAACGGCCTTGCGCGAACAACTTCTTTCGTTTCGCATCAGGAAATGACCAACCTCCGGCCCAGATTCACTCCACGGGGAGACGCCCGTGCCCCTTTAGAGGGGAACGATGAGAATCTCCCATCCCGGACTTGGATCCGAACTTCTGGGATCGTTCTGATCGCATTCTATTTCGTCGCCGCCTCCTGGCTGTTCGGTGGGGTCCTCCTCTGGACTCGAGTCATCCTTTTTGGCATTGCCGCCCTCACCTTTCTGGTCGCGATCGCCCCGGTTCCCAATCGAAGCGAGCGCACCTCTGCAGGGGGAGCAACGGGCAAAGCGCTTGTTCGCCTTTTCAAGTTCCCGCCCTTCTGGTTCGGTCTCCTCCTTTTTGGCTACGTCTGCCTGCAATGGGGAAATCCGGCGTGGACGATGACCGTCATGGGAAATAAGTGGTGGATCTCCAATGTCGGCATAAATCCCATCCCCAACTGGCCCTCTTCGATCTACGCTTCCGCCGCACGAGGCAACCCGGCCAGTTTCCTCCTTCGCTTCGGAGGGGTATGGCTGATCATCTGTTCCGGTTGGATTCTTCTCCGCCACCGGCGAGACCTTCTGCCGATCCTCATTACCTTTGCGGTCAACTCCTTCATCATCGCCGTGGTCGCCCTGATCCAGGAGATGCAGGAACCGGACAAAGTGCTCTGGATTTATCCTTGGAAGGGCAGCGATTTTTCAGGGCCCTTTTTCTACCGAAATCACGGAGGGGCTTTTTTCTATACTTCGATGGCCATTTGCTTCGGTCTCGCGCTCTATTTCCAGCGAAACCGAAACCTCATCAGTACCAAGAGTTCGCCCGGACCGGTATTCATCATTCTCGGTCTGATGAACACCGGGGCGACGGTCGCCTCGGGCTCGCGGGCGGGCTGGATCTTTGGGACGGCTGTCCTCTGCACTTACTTCATTCTTGCGTCAAGCATCTGGCTACGCCGGGGCCAATGGCGAGGAAGCTGGGTCGGCGGGCTCATTGTCGCTGGATGCGTCGCGGTCCTGGTGGGCTCCGTCGTCGCGGCCCAGAACACCGACTATCTCGAACATCACTTCCGCCGGTTTATGCGGATTCCCAACGAATTGGAACGGTCCGGACGCACGATCGGGAACGAAGCCTCATGGCGTATGCTGGAAGACGTCAAAGTTTTTGGCTATGGAGCCGATTCCTACGGCCACGCTTTCAGCCTCTACATCGATAAATACCCGGCTTTGGTTCGCAAGCACCGCAAATCGGGCCGCATCCGCACCAACTGGGTGCAAGCCCACAACGACCCGCTGCAAATGGCCGTCGAGCTCGGAATTGTGGGGGCCTCGATCCTCGCCCTTTCTCCCCTTTTCTTTCTCTGTGTCTTCCTCGTGCGCTTTTTGCACTTCCGGGAGGAATCGATCCTCATGTTTGTTACGGTCTTGTTTCTTTTCGCACATTCTTTTGTCGATCTTCTCTTTCAGAGTACTGTTTTGCTGGCTCTCTTCGCTTTCCTACTGCTAGCAGTGGAAAGAAGCCTAAACTTCCAAAAACACCATGAGCGACTCGAAGAGACACCGTAAGGAAATCCCCTCCTCCAAGGAACATTTTGTAAACTCGACCTTTCCCTACTCCGAGCGCATGGGTCGCAAGGCCTACGAGACGCGCAAACGGGTTCTCCAAGT
The Puniceicoccus vermicola DNA segment above includes these coding regions:
- a CDS encoding response regulator, which codes for MDAKILILEDDQAFAEMLVETLEANDLVAEVSLDPTEAIDRVREGDFDILVSDYLMPKLEGTAFIRRVREFNKTIPVVMISAYMGEVEMRQAAQVGVTRILKKPFEMAELIGEVRALLQEGQGDSSSGAERGSRANAEMDYPQPLRFLPAGTLESRRWVQNLWEAFATGSPIFISGDRGFEVDPLVAEVAGWNDSEGGVVSFDFEASELLSSKARSIITRFAGKEPYSRVIVGKGLDELDRSQQRMLNELLGREDSYLRQGGKITFIFPVDSERLSLAEMSMDEGLLETIFGNLVRVPTLQGRYRDIASYLIGPLADPEAPVLNLSPRAVAFLLRYDWPGNYDELVEVRYRLGKRWKSSTLSEEHVRSALEKRLTEPLETVPAPSLQEVLRARQNEVLDGILQSEKKTPGEVLRSVGCSSDVVPASQFPAEQDLLFPELLDTVDAS
- a CDS encoding transposase — translated: MGKRKVSNQLAYYHLMSRTVNGEALFGDREREVLRKMIWQVAEFSGVRVVTYAVMKNHFHILVEVPPAGTEVSDAELVRRYRKLYPKPTPWNPMPAEVLEGHLKDNFLDGRELRKALIRRMHDVSEFMRTLKLRFTLWFNRSRDRFGPLWSARFKSVLVEGDRWALRTVAAYIDLNAVRAGLVSDPKDYRFCGYAEALGGGRLARAGLSVVDKDLAGYRQTLYGAGDGEKDGKASISHEEAVRVLQEEKGKLPLSVVLRCRVRYFSDGMVLGSEDFVRKALEDEPDGTRRRRPHPMQGSDWKGLSVGTGLRKGLFG
- a CDS encoding GspE/PulE family protein, whose protein sequence is MVLARTQLQIVHKLRELGHLDDIQVERIESTDQNLSGEEVERQLMEEFAVSQFNLLLAKSRCFHYNPFNAKRFAKDEYTFEKLDKDYCQEKGVLPLGMIGDFFAVVLDNPFQVQLIQEIERKTRSKVHVLLGLTDDINAALEDEGTAQVAVGFGDVVDQLGMEYGAEEEINEESLSDEESGPIIQLASRLIEDAYYSGGSDIHVEPFENETRVRVRVDGICQTKLNLPRKVSAALLARIKVMANLDIAEKRVPQDGRIVYKQFNKKGIDIDLRVATCPLNHGEGCVMRILDKQKSTLPLTALGFSEENLGEYRELIRRPYGMILHCGPTGSGKSMTLYSALNEINDPTVNIRTAEDPIEYTLPGLCQVQMNRKIGLTFAAALRAFLRQDPDIILVGEIRDQETANIAVEAALTGHMLFSTLHTNDAPSTVARLTEMGIEPFMISASLVCVCAQRLMRRVCKNCRQPYEPEGNERTIIEEAIKWSGSIYRASPNGCPACGGSGYKGRIGIHELMSISDELVKGINEELETARLKDIAVRNGMRTLHQDSMIKVRDGITSMEEALATVPPDMKALQIDSKAPIA
- a CDS encoding O-antigen ligase family protein, which codes for MTNLRPRFTPRGDARAPLEGNDENLPSRTWIRTSGIVLIAFYFVAASWLFGGVLLWTRVILFGIAALTFLVAIAPVPNRSERTSAGGATGKALVRLFKFPPFWFGLLLFGYVCLQWGNPAWTMTVMGNKWWISNVGINPIPNWPSSIYASAARGNPASFLLRFGGVWLIICSGWILLRHRRDLLPILITFAVNSFIIAVVALIQEMQEPDKVLWIYPWKGSDFSGPFFYRNHGGAFFYTSMAICFGLALYFQRNRNLISTKSSPGPVFIILGLMNTGATVASGSRAGWIFGTAVLCTYFILASSIWLRRGQWRGSWVGGLIVAGCVAVLVGSVVAAQNTDYLEHHFRRFMRIPNELERSGRTIGNEASWRMLEDVKVFGYGADSYGHAFSLYIDKYPALVRKHRKSGRIRTNWVQAHNDPLQMAVELGIVGASILALSPLFFLCVFLVRFLHFREESILMFVTVLFLFAHSFVDLLFQSTVLLALFAFLLLAVERSLNFQKHHERLEETP